One region of Triticum aestivum cultivar Chinese Spring chromosome 6B, IWGSC CS RefSeq v2.1, whole genome shotgun sequence genomic DNA includes:
- the LOC123135488 gene encoding disease resistance protein Pik-2 codes for MEATAVSLGKAVLDGALGYAKSKAAEEIALQLGVERNVNFIKDELQMMQSFLMTADEEQSHNKVLTTWVKQIGVLAYKVEDSLMDFGLHSEKKPFLGCIPRNPGDRRRIAKEVKELRAEVEDVSNRNLRYRLIKESSGSKPTTAEEQASIATATLFGINEARLAALEHEKPSEVDLRQLITSNNVGLRVIAVWGTNSDLGKTSAIQEVYDDPKVLKRFGFRAWIRLMHPFNPQEFLQSLVRQFYENFYDEVGKPSVNSQEFLQSLLRQLNENSHDEVGKAEQETSVGAVLAKMEKMDQSDLVCVFNAQLCSSSYLVVINDLSTIEEWHCIKKYFPNNKKQSRIVVSTQQVEIASLCTEKPYQVSGFKQLSCDQTIYLFHKKNSEERVSMGCVSVTLFDTNEARLASMEKQKLKVMHESCSAEPISNSNNVTTTEKNRAMLTTEIQEQDQVPNNPDEEKVHNPTARKKFDRSRTLALAGEVLCGRETEKSILLKLVGQPDNNQGCKVISVWGMGGLGKTTLVRSIYRSQQLGDWKRAWATAFRPFNPEVLLRDLVLQLQNTIQEDPAGSTSTGAEKKSISVMKLQDLKDELARLLKLKMCLVVLDDISSTSEWNLVKSCLDNAGRIILTTRQKNVAKHCSREDKNMYCLEGLKDAAALDLFIKKVFKDNIDKHDLVPAMMEQARLILHKCDGLPLAISTIGGFLASKPKNAIEWKKMNDQIRTELEINPELRAIKTILMRSYDGLPYHLKSVFLYLSIFPEDHRIRWGRLVRRWIAEGYSRDMHGMNAVELCRRYFDDLLDRSMILPGEGIDQYKQKISSCQLHDMIREICISKAREENLVFTLEEGCCLSNTLGAIRHLVIGSNWKRDKHVLESMLDLSHVRSLTVFGEWRPFFISDNMRFLRVLDLEDTVGLRDHHLEKIGKLHHLMYLSLRGCRSILYLPNSLQNLRHLQTLDVKGTQIIELPRTITNLSKLQNLHAAGFWNRGHDVKGEDIVDKYSGYRYCTPTCQTCSVLLSRGHLFLRPQVLDAGLNRYDIFNLHCFKERRLDGVILPRGIGRLKALHSLGIVDVSGRNGNATIKEFGELTQLRKLKVGGLSYRNINELWSAIAGHNQLQSLSVEVGNPHEERNELDGCLGEGLLPPSSLESLTLAGKLVTVTKWIHTLQNLTKLVLSYSSLKQDDDAIQALGVLPNIAVLRLQNDSFRGTQLHFQRSSFPSLMVLELDWLDNLKSVQFEEDTMRKLELLQIGVCVELKVISGLPALKSLKEIQLLKVGDSYLTKIYEVQREEVERQVGEHVRANIID; via the exons ATGGAGGCGACGGCGGTTAGCTTGGGCAAGGCTGTGCTCGACGGTGCGCTGGGCTATGCTAAGTCCAAGGCGGCAGAGGAAATCGCGCTGCAGCTCGGTGTCGAGCGCAATGTGAACTTCATCAAGGACGAGCTGCAGATGATGCAGTCGTTCCTGATGACAGCCGATGAGGAGCAAAGCCACAATAAGGTGCTCACCACCTGGGTGAAACAGATTGGGGTCCTGGCCTATAAGGTGGAGGATAGCCTCATGGATTTCGGCCTCCACTCGGAGAAAAAACCATTCTTGGGCTGCATCCCCCGCAACCCAGGTGATCGACGCCGCATTGCCAAGGAGGTGAAGGAGCTGAGGGCCGAGGTGGAGGATGTGAGCAACAGGAATCTGCGCTATCGCCTCATCAAGGAGAGTTCAGGCTCCAAGCCTACCACGGCAGAGGAGCAGGCCAGCATTGCCACTGCAACACTGTTTGGCATCAACGAAGCAAGGCTTGCTGCCTTGGAGCACGAAAAACCATCAGAGGTGGACCTCCGCCAGCTGATTACCAGCAACAATGTGGGCCTTAGGGTGATCGCTGTTTGGGGAACTAACAGTGATCTCGGGAAGACGTCAGCCATCCAGGAGGTTTATGATGACCCGAAGGTATTGAAAAGGTTTGGATTCCGTGCTTGGATTAGGCTGATGCATCCTTTCAATCCACAGGAGTTCCTCCAGAGCTTAGTAAGGCAATTTTATGAAAATTTCTATGATGAGGTTGGAAAGCCATCTGTCAATTCACAAGAGTTCCTCCAGAGCTTGCTAAGGCAATTAAATGAAAATTCCCATGATGAGGTTGGAAAGGCAGAACAAGAAACAAGTGTTGGGGCTGTTCTGGCAAAGATGGAGAAGATGGATCAAAGTGATTTGGTCTGCGTGTTTAATGCACAGTTGTGTAGCAGTAGCTACCTGGTTGTAATAAATGACCTGTCCACAATAGAAGAGTGGCATTGCATTAAGAAGTACTTTCCCAACAACAAGAAACAAAGTAGAATCGTTGTTTCCACACAGCAAGTTGAAATTGCAAGCCTGTGTACAGAGAAACCATACCAAGTTTCGGGGTTCAAGCAGTTGTCATGTGATCAAACTATTTATTTGTTCCACAAGAAG AATTCAGAGGAGCGGGTCAGCATGGGTTGTGTTAGTGTGACATTGTTTGACACCAATGAAGCAAGGCTTGCTTCTATGGAGAAGCAGAAACTGAAG GTTATGCATGAATCATGTTCTGCAGAGCCCATTTCCAACTCAAACAATGTTACTACTACTGAGAAAAACAGAGCAATGCTCACCACTGAAATACAGGAGCAAGACCAAGTACCTAACAATCCAGATGAAGAAAAAGTTCATAACCCAACTGCAAGAAAGAAGTTTGATCGCAGCAGGACACTAGCACTGGCTGGTGAAGTACTCTGTGGGCGAGAAACAGAGAAATCTATTCTTCTCAAATTAGTTGGACAACCAGACAACAATCAAGGCTGTAAGGTGATCTCAGTTTGGGGAATGGGGGGTCTTGGAAAAACCACTCTTGTCCGAAGCATCTACCGAAGTCAACAGCTTGGTGACTGGAAACGCGCATGGGCCACAGCATTTCGTCCTTTCAACCCTGAAGTGCTCCTTAGAGATTTGGTTTTGCAGCTTCAGAATACTATTCAAGAAGATCCTGCTGGATCAACATCAACTGGAGCAGAAAAGAAAAGCATATCAGTGATGAAACTTCAAGACTTGAAGGATGAGTTAGCTCGGTTACTAAAATTGAAAATGTGCcttgttgttcttgatgatatATCGTCCACTTCTGAATGGAATTTGGTCAAATCGTGTTTGGATAATGCTGGAAGGATCATATTAACCACAAGACAAAAAAATGTTGCCAAACATTGTTCAAGAGAAGACAAGAACATGTACTGTCTTGAAGGTCTGAAAGATGCTGCTGCACTTGACCTCTTCATAAAGAAG GTATTCAAGGACAATATTGACAAACATGATTTAGTCCCAGCTATGATGGAGCAAGCAAGACTCATCCTACATAAATGTGATGGACTTCCCCTTGCAATATCGACTATCGGTGGATTCCTAGCCAGCAAGCCAAAGAATGCTATTGAATGGAAGAAGATGAATGATCAAATTAGAACTGAATTGGAGATAAATCCTGAACTTAGGGCAATAAAAACAATTCTTATGAGGAGCTATGATGGTTTGCCATACCATCTCAAATCTGTTTTCTTATATCTGTCCATATTTCCAGAAGATCATAGAATTAGGTGGGGTCGCTTGGTGAGGCGGTGGATTGCAGAGGGTTACTCAAGGGATATGCATGGCATGAATGCAGTTGAACTTTGTCGGAGGTACTTTGATGACCTCCTGGATAGGAGTATGATCCTGCCAGGGGAAGGGATAGACCAATACAAACAGAAAATCAGTTCTTGCCAACTTCATGATATGATCCGTGAAATATGCATCTCAAAGGCTAGGGAGGAAAACCTTGTTTTCACATTGGAGGAAGGATGTTGTTTGAGCAACACACTAGGTGCAATACGCCATCTTGTCATAGGCAGCAACTGGAAAAGGGATAAACATGTGCTGGAGAGCATGCTAGACTTGTCACACGTACGGTCATTGACCGTGTTTGGAGAGTGGAGACCATTTTTCATCTCTGATAATATGAGGTTCCTGCGAGTGCTTGACTTGGAAGACACCGTAGGGCTAAGGGATCATCATCTTGAGAAAATCGGGAAGCTCCATCACCTCATGTACCTTTCTCTACGAGGATGTCGCAGTATTTTATACCTGCCAAATTCTTTGCAGAATTTGAGGCACCTCCAAACACTTGATGTTAAAGGTACACAGATAATTGAGTTGCCAAGAACAATCACCAATCTTAGCAAGTTACAGAACCTTCATGCAGCTGGTTTTTGGAACAGAGGGCACGATGTCAAGGGAGAGGACATAGTAGATAAATATTCAGGTTACAGATATTGTACTCCTACATGTCAAACATGCAGTGTTTTGTTGTCCAGAGGTCATCTTTTCTTGAGACCACAAGTTTTAGATGCTGGTTTGAATAGGTATGATATATTCAATCTACACTGCTTCAAGGAGAGGCGTCTAGATGGTGTTATACTTCCTAGAGGGATTGGCAGATTGAAGGCCCTTCACTCACTAGGTATTGTTGATGTTTCCGGGAGAAATGGAAATGCCACTATAAAAGAGTTTGGAGAGCTTACTCAGCTACGTAAGCTTAAAGTGGGTGGTCTGAGCTACAGGAACATCAATGAGTTATGGTCTGCCATTGCTGGTCATAATCAGCTTCAATCTTTGTCAGTTGAAGTGGGTAACCCGCATGAAGAGAGGAATGAGTTAGATGGCTGTTTGGGTGAGGGTTTGTTGCCACCAAGCAGCCTTGAGAGCCTCACTCTGGCTGGTAAGCTAGTCACTGTAACAAAATGGATCCATACGCTTCAGAATCTCACCAAGTTGGTGCTAAGTTACAGCAGTTTGAAGCAAGATGATGATGCCATACAAGCCCTCGGGGTGCTACCAAATATTGCGGTTCTACGCCTGCAGAATGACTCGTTCAGGGGGACACAGCTCCATTTCCAGAGGTCATCTTTCCCTAGCCTCATGGTGCTGGAGCTCGATTGGTTAGACAACCTCAAGTCGGTGCAGTTTGAAGAAGACACAATGCGCAAGCTTGAGCTGCTACAAATTGGTGTGTGCGTAGAGCTGAAGGTCATCTCCGGGCTGCCAGCCCTTAAAAGCCTCAAGGAAATTCAGTTGCTTAAAGTTGGTGACAGTTATCTCACTAAAATATATGAGGTGCAGAGGGAAGAGGTGGAGAGGCAGGTAGGGGAGCACGTGAGAGCGAACATTATTGACTGA